The genomic window GATTTTTGAGCCTTTATTTCGATTTATGAGCTTTTATTTCAATATATGAGCCTTCAATTCAAAATATGAGCCGTAGATGAATTTTATGAGCTTTCATGATAATTAATAAACAATAAAAATATTATGTAAACACACACCAACCAAACCGAAAAAACAAAGTAAACCACACAAAGCAAGCAACCCCCCCCAAATTACTTGAAATATTTCTCATTGGAAATGTATAGTAATAAAGAATATGTTTATCTTCAAAGGATAATATAGAAAATAACTGCATTACTTGTTACATATTGTTTAAATAGGGTTCTAATTTTATATGGGAGGCCTGCTTATGACAGCTTTATCGGAAACAGTAAAAGAAATGAGTGGCTATAAGCTTCATCTTGTAAAAACAGATAAATATAAAACAAACACACTTGTTTGGAAAATGAAGGCCCCGCTTCAAGCATCGGATGTCACGAAAAGAGCATTATTGCCTTATGTATTGCAAAGCAGCACAAAAAAATATCCGACAACAGCCAAACTTCGGTCCTATTTAGACGAATTATATGGGGCAACTCTTTATGTCGATCTTGCGAAAAAAGGCGAGTACCACGTTATCACGTTTTCAATTGAGATCGCCAATGAGAAATTCCTTCGTGATCAATCTCCTTTATTAAAAAATGCATTTGAATTACTATCAGAAATATTGTTAAACCCGAATGCTTCCAATCATTCATTTGATGCGGTAACTGTTGAAATGGAAAAAAGAACATTGAAACAACGAATTCAATCTGTTTACGATGATAAAATGAGGTACTCCAATTTGCGCCTCATTCAAGAAATGTGTTCAGGAGAACCTTATGCTTTAAGTGTAAACGGTGAATTGGAATCCGTTAATCAAATCAATGCTGAAAATTTATTTGAATATTATCAACAAGCCCTTGCGGAAGATGAATTGGATCTTTATATAATCGGAGATATTGATGAAGAAGAGGTTTACAAAACTGCTTCGGATTTGATCAAATTTCATGACCGTACCCCAAAAGAAGCGGAGAAAGTTTCGGTTCGTACAAAGGAAAAAATTAATGAAGTGATTGAAAAACAAGATGTTAAGCAAGGTAAACTGAACATTGGCTACAGAACGAATATTGTTTATGGAGATCCGGATTATTATGCATTGCAATTATTTAATGGGATTTTTGGCGGGTTCTCTCATTCTAAATTGTTTCGAAATGTCCGGGAAAAAGCGAGCCTGGCCTATTATGCCGCAAGCAGGCTTGAAAGCCATAAAGGCTTAATGATGGTTATGTCCGGAATAGATGCAAGAAATTATCAACAAGCCGTCCAAATTATTAATGAGCAAATGCAGGCAATGAAGAATGGCGACTTTACAGATGTGGAAATTGATCAGACAAAAGCTGTGATCCGAAATCAGCTGCTTGAAACGATCGATACGTCTAGGGGAATTGTTGAAGTATTATACCATAATATTGTTTCAAAACAACCGATTGATTTGCAAACGTGGCTCAAAGGAATGGAACAAGTCACACGGGAAGACATCGTGAAAGTGGCCCAAAAAATTGAAGCAGATACGATTTACTTCTTAACGGGAACGGAAGGTGGAAGCCAATGAAAAAAATAACGTTTGATCAGCTTCAAGAAGAACTTTATTATGAGAAACTTGAAAACGGGCTCGATGTGTATATACTTCCAAAAAAAGGGTTTAATAAAACGTATGCGACATTTACGACAAAGTATGGGTCTGTTGATAATACTTTTGTTCCTCTAAATAAAAATGAGTTTATTACTGTTCCTGATGGAATTGCACACTTTCTTGAGCACAAGTTGTTTGAAAAAGAAGATGGAGATGTGTTTCAGCAATTCAGCCGCCAAGGGGCATCTGCAAATGCGTTTACTTCTTTTACGAGGACAGCCTATTTATTTTCCAGCACTTCGGATGTTGAATTAAACCTTGAGACATTAATCAATTTTGTTCAGGACCCTTATTTTACAGAAAAAACAGTAGAGAAAGAAAAAGGGATCATCGGACAGGAAATAACAATGTATGACGATAATCCTGATTGGCGCCTTTATTTTGGCCTTATCGAAAATTTATATCAAAACCATCCAGTTAAGATTGATATTGCCGGAACGATCGAGTCCATTTCCGAAATAACAAAAGATATGCTTTATGAATGCTACTACACATTTTATCATCCAAGCAATATGCTTTTGTTTGTTGTTGGGCCGGTTGATCCTAAGAAAATTATGAATCAAATAATAGCAAACCAAAGCAAAAAAACTTATCATAACCAGCCGGAAATTAAGCGGCAATTTCCCGATGAACCGAAAGAGTCAGCCGAAAAGAAAAAAGTGTTAAAAATGAATGTTCAAACTTCAAAATGTCTGTTCGGTATAAAAGCTCTTGATGTAAATCAATCGGGCGAACAAATGTTGAAGAAAGAGCTGACGATTAATGTCATGCTTGATGTACTGTTTGGTAAAAGCTCAAACAATTATCATGAGCTTTATAATGAAGGGCTTATTGATGATACATTTTCATACGATTATACACAGGAACAAGGTTTCGGGTTTGCGATGGTCGGCGGAGATACAAATGATCCAGACAAACTAGCGGAAAAATTAGAAAAAATGTTTATCAACGCAAAAGAAGGGAATATTTTTACAGAAGAAAATCTGGAAAGGGCAAAAAGGAAAAAAATCGGTTCGTTCTTAAGAGCTATTAATTCACCTGAATATATCGCCAACCAATTTACCCGCTATGCATTTAATGATATGAATTTGTTTGATGTTGTTCCAACACTTGAAAGCATTACCCTGAATGATGTAAAAAAAGTTGCGGATACATTTATTGCCGAGGAACGGTTTTCTGTTTGCCAAGTTGTTCCTAAATAATGAACGTTTTTAAAGAAGCGCTTGCACGGCGCTTTTTTTCTTTTTCAAAAGCCAGTAAAATAAGAGGGTAAAAATCGTTATTATCGGAGTGTTTTTATGAAAAAATATGCCCTCATAACCGGAGCGAGCGGCGGAATCGGCAGGGCGATTGCCTGGAAGCTTGCTGAAGAAGGTTATTCGTTATATTTACATTACAACCGCAATAAGAAAGCGATTTTAGAATTGTTGCAAAAACTGGAAGTTTTTCAAGGGGAATTCATTCCTATACAAGCCGATCTGTCCCAACTGGACGGCTATAAAAAGATTACTTCAAATGTTTTTACGTTAGATGCCATCATTCATAATAGCGGAATAAGCCAATATGGAATGTTAATCGATTTAGACGAAAAAGAAGCCCAAGATTTAATTCAGGTTCATTTAACGACACCGCTGTTGCTGACAAAAGAACTGCTTCCGAAAATGACAGCAAAAAAACACGGAAATATTATTGTGATTTCTTCGATTTGGGGGCAAACAGGCGCATCATGTGAAGTCGCATACTCAACGGTTAAAGGCGCACAAATTGCTTTTGTAAAGGCTTTAAGTAAAGAAGTTGCCCTAAACGGTATTCGTGTGAATGCAATTGCACCCGGAGCAATCGAAACAGCCATGCTGAATGATTTTTCCGAAGAGGACTTGCAAGCAATGAAAGAGGATATCCCGCTCGGCCGATTCGGGACTCCAATGGATGTTGCGAACAGTGTTTCTTTTTTGCTTTCCGATAAAGCTTCTTATATTACAGGACAGGTTCTGTCTGTAAATGGCGGATGGTATACTTAATGACAATCCTTTATCGAACGATGAATATTTTGGACCTCAATCAAGCAAAATAACCGTGAATAACATATAAGGAGGTTCAAACAATGTCTGTTTTAGATAATTGGCATCAATGGAAAGACTTTTTAGGCGATCGCCTGAATCAGGCGCAAAATTCCGGAATGAGCAAAGAAGTGGTCAATGATCTTGCATTTCAAATAGGTGATTATCTTGCAAAGCAAGTAGAGCCTAAGAATGAACAAGAAAAAATTTTGGCGGACCTTTGGTCTGTTGCAAGCCCTGAAGAACAGCATGCGATCGCCAGTATGATGGTGAAGCTTGTTCAAAATGACGGAACCCACTAATAACATACCCATTACGCAAAAAGAGAGGGAAGCCCTCTCTTTTTTACGTTTCTGTTACAAGTGGTTGAATTTGTTTTTTACGTTTTTGTTTTTCCTTTCATCTTCAATCAAAATCATTTATTATATAAGCTAGATGAAAAAATGATGGGATTTGTCACTAGCATGCAAGCGAAGGAGGTTTTTTTATGAAAAAAACGGAATGGTATCTGGAATATGAGATTATAAAAAACCGTCCTGGTCTGCTCGGTGACATTTCATCCCTATTAGGTATGCTCTCCATAAATATTGTTACGATTAATGGGGTCCATGAAGGGCGCCGCGGGCTACTTATTTTAGCAAAAGATAAAGAACAAATTGAACGGCTAGAGTCTATTTTGAACACAATGGATACAATAAGAGTGATAAAACTTCGCGAGCCAAAACTGCGTGACCGTCTTGCCATCCGTCACGGAAGATACATACAAAGAGATGCAGACGATAAAAAGACATTCAGGTTTGTCCGTGATGAAATTGGTTTACTCGTCGATTTTATGGCAGAATTATTTAAACAGGAAGGCCATAAACTGATTGGAATTCGTGGAATGCCAAGGGTCGGCAAAACGGAATCAGTTGTAGCATCTAGCGTAAGCGCTAATAAGCGCTGGTTGTTTGTGTCATCGACGCTTCTAAAACAAACGGTCAGAAACCAGCTAATAGAGGACGAGTATAACGAAAATAATATATTCATTATTGATGGAATTGTTTCAACCCGGCGCGCAAGCGAGCGCCATTGGCAGCTTGTAAGGGAAATTATGCAGCTTCCTGCTGTAAAAGTAATAGAACATCCTGATATCTTCGTTCAAAATACCGAGTTTTCATTGGATGATTTTGACTATATCATTGAACTTCGAAATGATCCCGATGAAGAGATTACGTATGAAATTGTTGATAAGGATCATATATTTTCGGATTCTGATTTCGAAGGTTTTAATTTTTAACAATAATGGAAGGTGTTTTCGTTGACGGAATTAGGAAACAGACTGAAAGAAGCCAGGGAAGCAAAAGGTTTGAGCCTGGATCAACTGCAAGATTTAACGAAAATTCAGAAGCGATATTTGAAGGGAATTGAAGAAGGAAATTATTCGATGATGCCCGGCAAGTTCTAC from Bacillus methanolicus includes these protein-coding regions:
- the yfmF gene encoding EF-P 5-aminopentanol modification-associated protein YfmF → MTALSETVKEMSGYKLHLVKTDKYKTNTLVWKMKAPLQASDVTKRALLPYVLQSSTKKYPTTAKLRSYLDELYGATLYVDLAKKGEYHVITFSIEIANEKFLRDQSPLLKNAFELLSEILLNPNASNHSFDAVTVEMEKRTLKQRIQSVYDDKMRYSNLRLIQEMCSGEPYALSVNGELESVNQINAENLFEYYQQALAEDELDLYIIGDIDEEEVYKTASDLIKFHDRTPKEAEKVSVRTKEKINEVIEKQDVKQGKLNIGYRTNIVYGDPDYYALQLFNGIFGGFSHSKLFRNVREKASLAYYAASRLESHKGLMMVMSGIDARNYQQAVQIINEQMQAMKNGDFTDVEIDQTKAVIRNQLLETIDTSRGIVEVLYHNIVSKQPIDLQTWLKGMEQVTREDIVKVAQKIEADTIYFLTGTEGGSQ
- the yfmH gene encoding EF-P 5-aminopentanol modification-associated protein YfmH yields the protein MKKITFDQLQEELYYEKLENGLDVYILPKKGFNKTYATFTTKYGSVDNTFVPLNKNEFITVPDGIAHFLEHKLFEKEDGDVFQQFSRQGASANAFTSFTRTAYLFSSTSDVELNLETLINFVQDPYFTEKTVEKEKGIIGQEITMYDDNPDWRLYFGLIENLYQNHPVKIDIAGTIESISEITKDMLYECYYTFYHPSNMLLFVVGPVDPKKIMNQIIANQSKKTYHNQPEIKRQFPDEPKESAEKKKVLKMNVQTSKCLFGIKALDVNQSGEQMLKKELTINVMLDVLFGKSSNNYHELYNEGLIDDTFSYDYTQEQGFGFAMVGGDTNDPDKLAEKLEKMFINAKEGNIFTEENLERAKRKKIGSFLRAINSPEYIANQFTRYAFNDMNLFDVVPTLESITLNDVKKVADTFIAEERFSVCQVVPK
- the ymfI gene encoding elongation factor P 5-aminopentanone reductase, whose product is MKKYALITGASGGIGRAIAWKLAEEGYSLYLHYNRNKKAILELLQKLEVFQGEFIPIQADLSQLDGYKKITSNVFTLDAIIHNSGISQYGMLIDLDEKEAQDLIQVHLTTPLLLTKELLPKMTAKKHGNIIVISSIWGQTGASCEVAYSTVKGAQIAFVKALSKEVALNGIRVNAIAPGAIETAMLNDFSEEDLQAMKEDIPLGRFGTPMDVANSVSFLLSDKASYITGQVLSVNGGWYT
- a CDS encoding DUF3243 domain-containing protein, with product MSVLDNWHQWKDFLGDRLNQAQNSGMSKEVVNDLAFQIGDYLAKQVEPKNEQEKILADLWSVASPEEQHAIASMMVKLVQNDGTH
- a CDS encoding DUF3388 domain-containing protein, with translation MKKTEWYLEYEIIKNRPGLLGDISSLLGMLSINIVTINGVHEGRRGLLILAKDKEQIERLESILNTMDTIRVIKLREPKLRDRLAIRHGRYIQRDADDKKTFRFVRDEIGLLVDFMAELFKQEGHKLIGIRGMPRVGKTESVVASSVSANKRWLFVSSTLLKQTVRNQLIEDEYNENNIFIIDGIVSTRRASERHWQLVREIMQLPAVKVIEHPDIFVQNTEFSLDDFDYIIELRNDPDEEITYEIVDKDHIFSDSDFEGFNF